The Primulina tabacum isolate GXHZ01 chromosome 16, ASM2559414v2, whole genome shotgun sequence genome window below encodes:
- the LOC142529242 gene encoding putative xyloglucan glycosyltransferase 6 — MSPSPNYEFQEWWNKQRTDNEQSDHHLLQKSAFLTVDIQSPTSAAAKDRSRSARQLSWIYLLKFHQITHTVAFLTNGFISIICTANRRITTASAVPRFESRFYKIIKFFLFISVCLLIFELVAYFKGWHFSPPTLESEVEDLLEYVYAKWLVTRANYLAPPLQSLVNVCIVLFLAQSVDRLVLVLGCFYIKLRGLKPVAEMDNEQDDETGGGNVDNFPMVLLQIPICNEREVYQQSIAAVCIQDWPKEKMLVQILDDSDDTDVQSLIKAEVQKWQQRGVHIIYRHRLIRTGYKAGNLKSAMNCDYVKEYEFVAIFDADFQPAPDFLKRTIPYFKGKDNLALVQARWAFVNKDENLLTRLQNINLAFHFEVEQQVNGWFINFFGFNGTAGVWRIKALDDCGGWLERTTVEDMDVAVRAHLCGWKFVYLNDVKCLCELPESYEAYIKQQHRWHSGPMQLFRLCFVDILRSKVSFVKKANLIFLFFLLRKLILPFYSFTLFCIILPLTMFLPEAQLPFWVVCYVPGLVSILNILPSPRSFPFIVPYLLFENTMSVTKFNAMISGLFQLGSSYEWIVTKKLGRSSEADLVAIVENESTPMVESGIPRSSSESGLPELNRLEMTNKSLKRRRNRLYKKELALSFILLTASVRSLLSAQGIHFYFLLFQGITFLIVGLDLIGEQVS; from the exons ATGTCTCCTTCACCTAATTACGAGTTCCAGGAATGGTGGAACAAGCAACGTACCGACAACGAACAATCCGACCACCATTTATTGCAAAAATCCGCTTTCCTAACTGTAGACATTCAGAGCCCCACATCAGCCGCCGCCAAGGACCGTTCCCGCAGCGCGCGGCAGCTGTCTTGGATTTACCTCCTCAAGTTCCATCAAATCACTCACACCGTTGCTTTCCTTACAAATGGATTCATATCCATCATTTGCACAGCGAATCGTCGAATCACTACGGCCTCCGCCGTCCCCAGATTCGAGTCTCGCTTTTACAagatcatcaaattcttcttgtTTATCAGCGTGTGCCTCCTTATCTTCGAGCTCGTTGCATACTTTAAGGGTTGGCATTTCAGTCCTCCTACGTTGGAGTCTGAGGTCGAAGATTTACTGGAGTATGTTTATGCCAAATGGTTGGTAACTAGGGCGAACTATTTGGCGCCACCTTTGCAGAGTCTTGTGAATGTGTGCATTGTGTTGTTCTTGGCACAGTCCGTGGATCGATTGGTTTTGGTGCTGGGATGTTTTTATATCAAGCTCAGAGGGTTGAAGCCGGTGGCGGAGATGGATAATGAGCAGGATGATGAAACTGGGGGCGGGAATGTGGACAATTTCCCGATGGTGCTACTGCAAATTCCTATTTGCAATGAGAGGGAG GTATACCAGCAATCTATTGCAGCTGTATGCATCCAGGATTGGCCCAAGGAGAAGATGCTCGTACAAATATTGGATGATTCAGATGATACAGATGTTCAATCGCTTATTAAGGCAGAAGTGCAGAAATGGCAACAGAGGGGTGTGCACATCATATACAGACATCGTCTTATTCGCACTGGATATAAAGCTGGGAACCTTAAATCTGCAATGAATTGTGATTATGTAAAAGAATATGAGTTTGTAGCTATCTTTGATGCGGatttccagccagcaccagaTTTTTTGAAAAGAACTATTCCTTACTTCAAG GGAAAAGATAACCTTGCATTGGTGCAAGCTAGGTGGGCTTTTGTCAACAAGGACGAGAATCTGCTTACAAGATTGCAAAACATAAATCTGGCATTCCACTTTGAGGTTGAGCAACAGGTCAATGGGTGGTTCATCAACTTTTTTGGTTTCAATGGAACTGCTGGTGTATGGAGAATCAAAGCCCTAGATGACTGCGGTGGTTGGTTGGAGCGAACCACTGTTGAAGACATGGATGTTGCTGTTCGCGCTCACCTTTGTGGTTGGAAATTTGTTTACTTGAATGATGTTAAG TGCTTATGTGAACTTCCCGAGTCTTATGAAGCATACATAAAGCAGCAACACCGCTGGCATTCAGGACCCATGCAGTTATTTCGTCTTTGTTTTGTTGACATTCTGCGTTCCAAG GTGAGTTTCGTCAAGAAAGCAAACCTAATATTTCTTTTCTTCCTTCTGCGGAAGCTCATACTACCATTTTACTCATTCACACTCTTCTGCATAATTCTCCCGTTGACTATGTTCCTACCCGAAGCTCAGCTGCCTTTTTGGGTTGTCTGTTACGTCCCTGGACTAGTCTCCATATTGAACATCCTCCCATCCCCACGATCATTTCCATTTATCGTGCCCTATCTTCTTTTTGAAAACACAATGTCTGTGACCAAATTTAATGCAATGATATCTGGGCTCTTCCAGTTGGGAAGTTCTTATGAGTGGATTGTTACCAAGAAACTCGGTAGATCATCAGAAGCTGATTTAGTTGCCATTGTTGAAAACGAATCCACACCCATGGTGGAGAGTGGGATCCCAAGGTCGTCCTCCGAATCAGGTCTGCCCGAGCTTAACAGACTAGAGATGACCaataaatctttaaaaagaCGAAGAAATCGTTTGTACAAAAAGGAGCTTGCTCTTTCGTTTATTTTGTTGACTGCCTCTGTTAGAAGCTTGCTATCTGCTCAAGGAATTCACTTCTATTTCCTCTTGTTTCAAGGAATCACTTTCCTTATCGTAGGTCTCGATTTGATTGGAGAACAGGTGagttaa
- the LOC142530106 gene encoding putative phosphopantothenoylcysteine decarboxylase has product MVRRLQILRLFLFRGIVEVMAHPEHSQPMEVHEIIRPRILLAACGTEAAVDFTYLCHCFSQWADVQAVAIENATRFINVELLPPHVHLYQPDCCTWTKLGDQVTHIELRKWADILVIAPLSASTLAKMQISCGLCDNLLTCIVRAWDWDSSKPLVVAPDMDPLVWKSSLTENQMIGIEDLGVYLIRPVRKIVEGVDRGLGTMEEPSIIVSTVKSILSSNIKRSRGSRVPR; this is encoded by the exons GTTATGGCGCATCCGGAACATTCCCAACCAATGGAAGTTCATGAAATAATTAGGCCTCGGATTTTGCTTGCTGCCTGTGGAACTGAAGCTGCAGTAGATTTTACCTATCTTTGCCACTGCTTTTCTCAGTGGGCCGACGTACAGGCAGTAGCCATTGAGAATGCCACACGTTTTATAAACGTTGAGTT acTTCCCCCTCATGTCCATTTGTACCAGCCTGATTGTTGTACTTGGACGAAACTGGGTGACCAAGTGACTCATATTGAGCTTCGTAAATGGGCTGATATTCTGGTCATTGCTCCTCTGTCAGCAAGCACTCTTGCCAAG ATGCAGATATCTTGTGGTTTGTGCGACAACTTGCTGACTTGCATTGTGCGTGCATGGGACTGGGACAGCAGTAAACCGCTAGTGGTGGCACCAGATATGGATCCTCTGGTGTGGAAAAGCTCCTTAACCGAAAACCAAATGATTGGAATAGAGGACCTCGGAGTTTACCTTATCCGGCCAGTGAGAAAAATCGTGGAGGGAGTGGATCGCGGACTCGGTACAATGGAAGAGCCATCCATAATTGTGTCGACTGTAAAAAGTATACTGAGTTCTAATATCAAAAGATCACGAGGCAGTAGGGTACCGCGATGA